Below is a window of Paramisgurnus dabryanus chromosome 20, PD_genome_1.1, whole genome shotgun sequence DNA.
GAAGGTACAGTAAAGAGTTCCTAAAGCAATTCTTAAATTGTTTTTTGGTGTtatgtaaatataatttttcGAATGACTGCGTGTGGTAAGCATGTTGCTACTTTATTTAATCATCTGTCTGTTTTATTGGTGGTACAACAGGAATTAAGCACCCCTCACAGGAAGCCTTCTCCAGGTAAAGACTATTATGCTTTGTGGCATGAAGCCCTATTCACACTGCAAATTACCTTGTATGCTTTTGTACTTGAGTGACAATTGTTGACTACATGTTGGCTTGTTTAAAATTTGCGTTTTATACAAATACCAAGCAATTTTTGGGAATAGTGGAGCTCAGATGATGTTTCTTATCTGATACTGTCAGGAAGACTAAAAAGTTAATACTCTTTACTAATAAAGTAcatttaattattatatttattcataTGTTTAGTTGTATATGCGTGTGAACCCAGTGTGTTTGCACATAGATGGTAGCAACTAAATTGATGCATTTATATCTACTACTAGGATTGACTTCTAGTATACAGAAAGTACAATGCAGACCTGCAAACTTGTCGCTTTTCGGCGACAATCGCCGTTTTCTGGGTCAATTGGGTCATTCAAGTGAATCGCGGAGAACCGGAGAGGTTTTTTTTTGAGGTGGTGGGGGGTCGGGAGGCTGCCCTTTATCTGAATGCCATGCAGGCTAGAATTGCCAAACATTATTGGATAATTCTTATAATTGACATTTCTCTGGGCCAATCGGAATCTTAGCATTTGCTTTTCTCTGGGCCAATCGGAATCTTAGCACTTCCTTCAGAATCATTGTCAATGATTTATGAAGTCACTGCcagtgtgaaaagggctttacaGATACTGCTTTCCTGTTTTAATGTTACTACTTTTCTGTATCTAAACTGAAGCTTACCTTACCTTTATTGATTACCCTTTTCTGCCAACAGAGGGCAGACTGTCCCTTTCTgcaaagagaaaaagagagccCAGTACAGGCAGTGAGAAAGACGTCAAGCGACAATGTGTAGATGTCCGACTCACCCCCAGCTCTTCTATTATAAACTCACCACCAAAGTTTGTCAGACAAGCTTTTTCACACCCTCTCTCAGACAATGTGATAACCATAAGTGATACCCAGTCCTTTAAACCACTTTTTCAAACATCAGACACCAGCAAACCGAGACCATCCGTCCACAGGCAGCTTTTTAAATCGGAGACCTGCAGTAAGTCAAATGCAGAGAGTGACAAAACGCACTCAACCCAAATCACTAAGTTACCCATGAATGGGGAGTCTAAAGACGCTATGGTTGCACACGCAAACAAAAACCCCAAAAGTCCACCCAGCCAGCCGCATTTGCGCAAAATCTCACCAAAGTCAAGCACCACAGCAGACAGCATTGAGGACCTCTTTAAACCTGACCTCTGCTTGCCACCATCCAAAACGCACAGCAAAAACCTACATGTCAAGCGAGAAGGTTGTGCAGTTGCCATATCAACGTCCATGTCCAGCCATAAGGAGAGTGTTAAAGTTCGCTCACCCCCCCGTCTGGCTGATGTAAAAACACCCAGCTTTGCAGGACAAGCTGGGTCTTGTAAGAAGGAAACGGATGAAAGAACGCAGCTGAAAGTGGAGGAGTCACGCAGCCCCAAGGCTAACATGCCTGTCCCAGCTGCAAGCGTGAAAGCAGACAGATCAAGTGAAAAGAAACACTGCACTCGGTCGAAAGATACCTCAGATGGAGATGATTCAGATGATGATCTGAGAGTAAGATGCACTATCAACCTGAGCACCAGCAGTAGTGACAATGAAGAGCTGCTCCCATCCCTGAAAGAGTTGATGGATTTGAGAGACTGTGTGCCTGTGACTCCTGAGAGAGATGCTTTTTCAGAACCCAACACACCGGTCCCAAAGGCAGCAGTAAGTGAAAACCTGACGGTGACACATCATGAGTCTCTAAATAAGCTCAAGTGTTACTAATCTTCTTTTGTTGGGTTCTTGTATGCACAAACACCTgaagttatatttttattatctgtATTAGCCGAAGGCTGTGAAAATCAAAGCAGTTAACTACAGAAATACACTGGAGAAGATGCTGCAAGAGAGGGAACAATATCAAAGGTTGGTCTGCCCTTTAGATGCCGAAGTGATTTATTTATAACAGAAATCAAACTGCATTTGTGAGCAGCTTTAGATGTGTTGCTAACATGAGCATTGCCAGTTATTCTTACTTATAGTTTTCAGAAGTTTTgcctcaagatgcacaccagtaatgtctCCCAAACCTGTGATGATGTATTAGCAGTGGCACAATTTGTTGAAACAATACATAGCTGTTTGCTTAAACCCTCACCCTGATAAATGTCTAATAATTACTTTACTAACTTTGCTTTACTCCATTGCACAGGTCAAAAGAGCTGGAGAGACAATTACTGGAGTCATGTCAGGAGGACCTGCTGAATTTAAATGAGGATGAGAACAGTGAAACTAAAGAGGAAGTCATTTCACATGAACAGAGGTATTTTATTTATAccatcaatttatttatatcaTCAGTGATGAAATAGAAACAGTTTGGTCAGGCAAACTCTCTTGttgtaatttttgttatatccactagggatgctccgatcgatcagCCGCAAACCAGTATCAGCCAATAACGACATTAAATGACTCGATTGGTACTAGCTAAATTTGCCGATCTTATGAaacgatctttctgtttacttttgtcatcatagggcTCCTGAATGTGGCTGAGAGCAATTAGAGAGCATTTTTTACGCAGTGCGAGCATTTTTATAACCCGTTGCTCATGTGCAACGTGTTTTTTCTATAAGGATGCGCTCTGGTCCTAACAGTGTGATGCGTCTCCACATCCtcatcaaacagcgtatacaacacatatctatcgcgGACAATTGCACCCTTATGCcgaaagtttattatttgcatgcgttttaaagttttgacagtttaaacttttattttcctcacagctgctcttaTATtgacgcgcacgcacacacagctGCCTGTGatcagtgcacgtgaacagagcgatctctctcacgtcttaaagctacagtaacccAATTCCTCTTaaataaaatcactctctgctctttACTGAAAAACTGTTATACTTCATAtgaatgcgtgtatattttattcatacagtaaagactgtgaagtgttttattttcattatttttaacagACTTAAGcctttttaaaggaatattaaatttctctttgcagaaaaaatatttgttgtgcttatttatttgattctctattgAAATAATATTTCTAATTACTGAAAGAATATAACAAAGGCAATATCTGTGGCATAactttatctagaaaaaatgttaacagttacagtcaacaaagagcttgcatatcagctAGAAGAATTGGTAACGGCATTGGTATCCttatcggagcatccctaatatCCACATTGGTATAGTAATAAGCAACCAATGTGCAATACCAAAAAACAGCAATACCAAGTGACTTTCCTCTATTGCAACTGGGACCAGCACGTTGTAACTGTGGAAAAATCTGGGAGGGAAACTGGAAATTTTGGTTATGCTGATCTCACAAGGCACATGAGATATTAGCAGTGCATGACGATATTTTAGTTGAGATTTGGGATCTGTCTGCCAAGTTCTGTTGGCACAGAGGTTGGACAAATTAAGAAATCCCTGATGCAATGGAACAGTCATTTAGCATGCCATATTGGATGATGAGTCGATGACACGCGCATCAGTTTCATGGTCAGTCaccgcaaaaaaaaaactgattcaCGCAATTTACATGGTCATCCAACCGAggtcagaaaatacggaaacTTCAAAAATTTTATCTTGCTGGGTCAGTTGCAATTTAGGTAGAGCTAAGGTATAGGAAACACTGCTACATATCATAATTCATTCTTAGACACTGCTGTACATAGGCGAAGATGACATTAAATTTAATGATGATGAGAGtttgttttgtgaaaaaaaggacatttttatttcagtgtgAGCAAACCTTtagtttttatataatatttataatgtgtttagcctgttaatataattaaatatgaaaatctGTTTATGTTTAGGAAATTTTTAGAGAAGTTCTCGGTCACCTCATGTGCCATCAGGGACATCCACCCCGGAGAGGAAGTGTTTATACCAGCTAAGTTTGGCCGACTCTTTGACCACCAGATGCTGGATCTGCGGAAAATTGGTGTGACTCCACAAAACCGATCACAGGAAATGTTCCTTCAGTAAGACTCCACTTTAATCACCATTCCTATAGATGTACACGTCACTCTGAACCAAACATAATTTCTTACTTAATTAATAATTGTCTAAATGTactattttttttcttcagttaatattttatttaaataccttATGCCTGCTATTTGCAGTGAAGTATAATTAAGTGAACGCCTATAAGATGATCAGTGatgaaaatgaataaaaagTTTCAGTTTCAGTTTATTTCTCACACAAAGCTGTCTATCATATGACTTCATAAGGCTTGAGTTTGCTCATTTCATTCTGTTATGATTCATGTATGGGTTTTACAAAGATGAAGTTGAGTAATTTCACATGGTGGTGTATTCCTAACGTAGTGACCTGACCACCATGCGTCACACAGCCTAAACTTTAATAAGCTTAGTTTTGGGCTGGGAGTATATAGGGGATGCTTCTGTGAAGTTGTGTCAAGGTTCTGGGGTTATTACTTCATTCATATGAGGGGAATACTACAGTGAAAGAGAGGCTTAACggttgtgttttgtgtgttcctCTGTAGGGCCTGTATTGAACAAGTACTGTCCCTGATCAGTGCAGGCTTGTTCACGAGAGCTTATAGTTCTTGTCCTTGTCAGCCTGAGGTGACACGCTGGCTTTTTCAGGTAGAGCCACCCACCTGCCTTATATATTTacttaaacacacaaacaaacacagctTCCCTAATAACATGTGCAAGTATGTGAAGTAGGTCCAAAAATATAAAGACATTtgataataaaatatgaatatcaTTGTGTTAGAAGACAAAATATAAATAgttgtatattttaatttaaaggaaGTTTAAACAAGCACAATTTTTAATtgattttcaattaaatttgataCATTATTTTGTTAAAGTTTTGAGAGCAGCTGTATCTGTTACAaaaatctgattggttgcatTTTGTTCAGGCCTGCTTGTATTATCCTTTGAGAAATCTACACACCCTTGAGACGTTTAATCAAACTTGCCAAAACATTTATGTTACATTCACAAAAGTATGACTTCAATTTCCCAACATACATACAACATTTGTGGAAATGAAACTAGAATTAGTggtatttctttataaaagccACAGAAATATTTACACAGTGCACAATTATTTGCTTAAAATGTGTATATGGTTATATGAGTAATACTTTTTCAGATGATGTCAGTTCACCCAAACCCCATCACTTCCTCAATGATTCTGGAGTCTCTGCGAAGCATCGCTCTCTCTGCTGCTCAGCACATAGGTATGCTCTACACTCATAATATTCATTTCTTATAGTAATGAGAAACGTATTAACCTCGACTTTTGTTTTGCAGTTGAAAGCCAAAACCAGAGGTTTAAAATATGGGTGCCCACTATACAGGATATTGCATTAGTGTTCATTAACATGGGAGCATCATTCATCAGCCTTTTCCCTCTGGAAGCCTTGCAGCCCACATTTACTGAGGGAGACCTTTTGTAAGACCTTTTTTAACTAATATTATGAC
It encodes the following:
- the slf2 gene encoding SMC5-SMC6 complex localization factor protein 2 isoform X3 encodes the protein MRNLQAKNGNILSCKDVSSSPMIKKEVQRTSSYEKNRHLSLALSRELNENLRVSGGGLPCIGKVKSRRHTLPQSSHSRPINSYFQEKPKSSVNTAERILHHPDQRKEKVGNKDQKTFIHSNMSPQKELSTPHRKPSPEGRLSLSAKRKREPSTGSEKDVKRQCVDVRLTPSSSIINSPPKFVRQAFSHPLSDNVITISDTQSFKPLFQTSDTSKPRPSVHRQLFKSETCSKSNAESDKTHSTQITKLPMNGESKDAMVAHANKNPKSPPSQPHLRKISPKSSTTADSIEDLFKPDLCLPPSKTHSKNLHVKREGCAVAISTSMSSHKESVKVRSPPRLADVKTPSFAGQAGSCKKETDERTQLKVEESRSPKANMPVPAASVKADRSSEKKHCTRSKDTSDGDDSDDDLRVRCTINLSTSSSDNEELLPSLKELMDLRDCVPVTPERDAFSEPNTPVPKAAPKAVKIKAVNYRNTLEKMLQEREQYQRSKELERQLLESCQEDLLNLNEDENSETKEEVISHEQRKFLEKFSVTSCAIRDIHPGEEVFIPAKFGRLFDHQMLDLRKIGVTPQNRSQEMFLQACIEQVLSLISAGLFTRAYSSCPCQPEVTRWLFQMMSVHPNPITSSMILESLRSIALSAAQHIVESQNQRFKIWVPTIQDIALVFINMGASFISLFPLEALQPTFTEGDLLEGVQPKETSHETQISDQSNATLPVHNFENVLKYLSLCTALCPKAYTDEELLLLVTVVCRIGLETHFKLVPTGHFSLLLHNLLKNITHWEVQLSKACQTLTDLSEDHHNLRRLVYLLPDSSRGKQFKQHLSVSIISKLLNHTCTYKVSNVEFKLSELKRFLPQMRPSSLVKALRSSGSTEDRNVTLDQQAYYLCYSLLTLTNEASNFEFLPSNQRNELRSLSSQLEKHIKCDIRESEKTLYRSKVKDFVARIYTKWQVLLVRTRPQEGKLYDYWKPPPEDEIPNSPQTKTCLKVEDTSGCTGELKSKEDAQSKDEDKRKAKKHEEPMALGEDESAENHLEEEVENVEAKQQLDDEDEKLEAITDEMLFDSTEELMKSDEDLMREEEQLLNEDEESHEDRQQREKQLEELENLSVNDREQIKEGIWTGM
- the slf2 gene encoding SMC5-SMC6 complex localization factor protein 2 isoform X4 yields the protein MSPQKELSTPHRKPSPEGRLSLSAKRKREPSTGSEKDVKRQCVDVRLTPSSSIINSPPKFVRQAFSHPLSDNVITISDTQSFKPLFQTSDTSKPRPSVHRQLFKSETCSKSNAESDKTHSTQITKLPMNGESKDAMVAHANKNPKSPPSQPHLRKISPKSSTTADSIEDLFKPDLCLPPSKTHSKNLHVKREGCAVAISTSMSSHKESVKVRSPPRLADVKTPSFAGQAGSCKKETDERTQLKVEESRSPKANMPVPAASVKADRSSEKKHCTRSKDTSDGDDSDDDLRVRCTINLSTSSSDNEELLPSLKELMDLRDCVPVTPERDAFSEPNTPVPKAAPKAVKIKAVNYRNTLEKMLQEREQYQRSKELERQLLESCQEDLLNLNEDENSETKEEVISHEQRKFLEKFSVTSCAIRDIHPGEEVFIPAKFGRLFDHQMLDLRKIGVTPQNRSQEMFLQACIEQVLSLISAGLFTRAYSSCPCQPEVTRWLFQMMSVHPNPITSSMILESLRSIALSAAQHIVESQNQRFKIWVPTIQDIALVFINMGASFISLFPLEALQPTFTEGDLLEGVQPKETSHETQISDQSNATLPVHNFENVLKYLSLCTALCPKAYTDEELLLLVTVVCRIGLETHFKLVPTGHFSLLLHNLLKNITHWEVQLSKACQTLTDLSEDHHNLRRLVYLLPDSSRGKQFKQHLSVSIISKLLNHTCTYKVSNVEFKLSELKRFLPQMRPSSLVKALRSSGSTEDRNVTLDQQAYYLCYSLLTLTNEASNFEFLPSNQRNELRSLSSQLEKHIKCDIRESEKTLYRSKVKDFVARIYTKWQVLLVRTRPQEGKLYDYWKPPPEDEIPNSPQTKTCLKVEDTSGCTGELKSKEDAQSKDEDKRKAKKHEEPMALGEDESAENHLEEEVENVEAKQQLDDEDEKLEAITDEMLFDSTEELMKSDEDLMREEEQLLNEDEESHEDRQQREKQLEELENLSVNDREQIKEGIWTGM